Genomic segment of Malus domestica chromosome 15, GDT2T_hap1:
GGGGTGGAGCTTGGGTGTTGGTTCGGCTGCCGTATTAGGGATCATGGTGCATATAGGGTTTGGAGGTCTGTTGCTTCGATGGTTTTGGAATTGGGATGGTTAACCGatttttatcaatttttttttgttaaagagaTATTTATATCCTATATAttctaataaataaaatttaaaaatttttagAGATATATAAAAGGTTATATTAGGAATAAGGGTGGGTGGGAAAAGagagtttttcatttttaactttttatggtAGGTGAAATTATAAGGTGGGTGGGAAAATAGGACAATGGGGTGGGACTAGTAaccttcttatttatttacaATCTCCATAAAAGAGAAAATATTTATTTACAATCATATCCCTCTCTACATCCAAAAAAGCAAGCCTCGATATATTGGAGTTCGTATTTACTAGATATACTACATATAAACACCAACGACCAAGAGAGAGTGATTTTAACcacttcaatatatatatatatatatatatatatattttatctttTACCCCTGTTCTTTGTCAAATTTACGAAAATCCACCACAACTGAGTTGTTGAGGGAGCCTCAAACGGACATCAGAAGCCGAGGATCGGACGGCCACGCCGTGCCAGCAAATACCACCCTTGCACGACTCATGAGCAACTGGAGGATTGTAGTCGCCGGGAACTGCATATGTGGGTTTGCGGGAGACATCCCACGTCAGAGTCAGGAACAGGATAAGGCACACCACGGCGGTGGAGAGGATTAACACAAAGGCACCGCCGAAGCTCTGCCCAATCGCCACCCCGTACCCCTTGATCGCGACAATGACTGCCACGTAAATCATCGTCAAGTTCCTAACCACCGCGTCGGAAACCGCCATCT
This window contains:
- the LOC103450372 gene encoding uncharacterized protein; this translates as MAVSDAVVRNLTMIYVAVIVAIKGYGVAIGQSFGGAFVLILSTAVVCLILFLTLTWDVSRKPTYAVPGDYNPPVAHESCKGGICWHGVAVRSSASDVRLRLPQQLSCGGFS